ACCACCTCCTGCCCGTCGTTCTGGGCCAACGGCGACTACGTCGGCCCGGCGGCGGTGGTGCAGGCTCACCGCTTCATCTTCGACAGCCGCGACACGGCGGCGGCCCAGCGGCTGGAAGTGCTCAACCAGCAGTTCGGCGTGTGGAAGTGCCGCACGGCCTTCAATTGCACCAACGCCTGCCCGCGCGACATTCCGGTGACGCAGTTGATTGGCGAAGTGAAGAAGGCGCTGGTGACGGGCGAGATCAAATAAAAGGCTCAGACTTCCGAAGTCTTGGAGACTTCGGAAGCCTGGATTCCAATTGCAAAATCCGGCCAGCGCGAGTAAGTTTGCCCGCACTGGCCGGATTATTTTTAGAGGAGTCATTGTATAATTTTGTCGGCGCGACTTATGCGCCGCTACGCCCCAGTAGTTCAACGGATAGAACAGGGCACTCCTAAGGCTCTGATGTGGGTTCAATTCCTGCCTGGGGCACAAAAGCCGAAGCGCCTTTGGGGCGCTTCAGTTGTCAAAGGAAATCGCTATGACAATCGCTACTCGCGCTTCACGCAAACGCACCCCAAAACGCCGCCGGGCGAAGACCACGCCAAATGGCGCACATATCATTTCCACGCCCGGCATTTGCGGCGGCAGGCCGCGCATTGTCAAGCATCGCATCACCGTGGAAAATGTGGTGATCTGGCATGAGCGGATGGGGCAAAGCGCCGATGAGATTGCCGCCGACTACGACCTGACCTTGGCCGAAGTCTATGCAGCGATTGCCTACTACTACGACCACCGGGTTGAAGTAGACAAATCTATTCGGGCTGGTGAAGCTTATGCCAACGCCATGCGCGTTTCCATTCCCTCTAAAGTTCAGGCAAAGCTGAGTGGCCGACAGAATTAAGTTCTACATGGATGAAC
The DNA window shown above is from Chloroflexota bacterium and carries:
- a CDS encoding DUF433 domain-containing protein codes for the protein MTIATRASRKRTPKRRRAKTTPNGAHIISTPGICGGRPRIVKHRITVENVVIWHERMGQSADEIAADYDLTLAEVYAAIAYYYDHRVEVDKSIRAGEAYANAMRVSIPSKVQAKLSGRQN